A window from Chitinophaga filiformis encodes these proteins:
- a CDS encoding phytanoyl-CoA dioxygenase family protein: MSGRTYQQEMAANGFAVIENVFTDKEIDILIGIIERADSSNETFRKTKDLFAIRQFLKEVPDAAHAIFTPGLNAVVKELFGTGYQVVKSIYFDKPGDSNWFVSYHQDLTISVKEKADLPGFGPWTVKQQQYAVQPPLTILESNFTIRIHLDDTDEQNGALRVVPGSHNKGIYRPETIDWDKETEVSCKVRKGGMMIMRPLLLHASSRTTNSNKRRVIHIEFSNQELPAPLQWSELMQ; encoded by the coding sequence ATGAGCGGGAGAACATATCAGCAGGAAATGGCTGCGAATGGATTTGCTGTGATAGAGAATGTTTTTACTGATAAGGAAATAGATATACTGATCGGGATTATTGAACGGGCTGACAGCTCTAATGAAACCTTTCGCAAAACGAAAGATCTGTTTGCTATCAGGCAGTTTCTCAAGGAAGTGCCTGACGCAGCGCATGCAATCTTTACACCAGGATTGAATGCGGTGGTGAAGGAGCTTTTCGGGACGGGTTATCAGGTGGTGAAATCTATCTATTTTGATAAACCTGGCGATTCGAACTGGTTCGTGTCCTATCACCAGGATCTCACTATTTCAGTAAAGGAGAAAGCGGATCTTCCAGGATTCGGTCCGTGGACGGTGAAACAACAACAATATGCCGTACAGCCACCACTGACGATATTGGAAAGTAATTTTACCATCCGTATCCACCTGGATGATACGGATGAACAAAACGGCGCCTTAAGGGTGGTTCCGGGTTCGCATAACAAAGGTATTTATCGTCCGGAGACGATAGATTGGGACAAAGAAACGGAAGTATCGTGCAAGGTGCGTAAAGGAGGTATGATGATCATGCGTCCGCTGCTTTTGCATGCCTCCAGCAGAACAACCAACAGTAACAAACGCAGGGTGATCCACATTGAATTCAGCAACCAGGAATTGCCCGCACCCTTACAATGGTCAGAATTGATGCAATAG
- a CDS encoding DNA polymerase beta superfamily protein, with amino-acid sequence MTLEELQSDTRHLLLKCISGSRAQQLHSPTSDTDIKGIFVLPSGELYGLTYTPQISNSTNDEVYFEIGRFIDLLSKNNPNIIELLSTPPDCVLFRHPLMEQIRPDDFLSKLCKDTFAGYAASQIKKARGLNKKIHRPLDEKRKSVLDFCYVIAGNGSIPLQHWLDTQGYSQKDCGLTQVPHFRDVYLLFHQHQISDNTFLKGIVSGEAANDVQLSSIPAGISHLAVMNFNKDGYSVYCREYLEYWEWVEKRNDTRYQNTLTHGKNYDAKNMMHTFRLLSMAEEIAVERKVIVQRKDREFLLKIKSGAFEYDDLLKMVDEKLDRMDELYERSGLPESPDLSKAEAILVNIREQFYKQHI; translated from the coding sequence ATGACTTTAGAAGAATTGCAATCCGATACCAGGCACCTGCTGTTGAAATGTATCAGCGGTAGCAGGGCGCAGCAATTACACTCCCCTACATCCGATACAGATATCAAAGGGATCTTTGTACTGCCGTCAGGGGAATTGTATGGGTTGACCTATACCCCGCAAATTTCGAACAGCACAAATGATGAGGTCTATTTTGAAATAGGCCGGTTTATAGATCTGTTGAGTAAGAATAATCCTAATATTATTGAACTCTTAAGCACACCGCCCGATTGTGTGTTGTTCCGTCATCCCTTGATGGAGCAGATAAGGCCGGATGACTTCCTGTCGAAGTTATGTAAAGATACATTCGCCGGTTACGCAGCGTCGCAAATAAAAAAGGCCAGAGGTCTGAATAAGAAGATCCATCGTCCATTGGATGAAAAGCGTAAATCAGTACTGGACTTCTGTTATGTCATTGCGGGTAATGGCAGTATTCCCCTTCAACATTGGCTGGATACTCAAGGGTATTCACAAAAAGATTGTGGCCTGACCCAGGTGCCTCATTTCCGGGATGTTTATCTCTTGTTCCATCAGCATCAGATAAGCGATAACACATTCCTGAAAGGTATTGTATCCGGAGAAGCAGCCAACGATGTACAACTAAGTTCAATTCCTGCCGGCATCTCTCACCTGGCTGTCATGAATTTCAATAAGGACGGTTATTCCGTCTATTGCCGGGAGTATCTCGAGTACTGGGAGTGGGTGGAAAAACGTAATGACACCAGATACCAGAACACCTTAACCCATGGTAAGAACTACGATGCAAAAAACATGATGCATACCTTTCGCCTGTTAAGTATGGCAGAGGAGATAGCGGTTGAGCGTAAAGTTATTGTGCAAAGAAAGGACAGAGAGTTTTTGCTGAAAATAAAAAGCGGAGCGTTTGAATATGATGACCTGTTGAAGATGGTAGATGAAAAGCTGGACAGGATGGATGAGCTATATGAACGTTCCGGCCTGCCGGAATCACCGGATTTAAGTAAAGCAGAAGCTATTCTTGTTAATATAAGGGAACAGTTTTACAAACAGCATATATGA
- a CDS encoding nucleotidyltransferase domain-containing protein, which produces MHDIIVEKLLTIERERNVKILYACESGSRAWGFASPDSDYDVRFIYAQPADDYLSIEERKDVIELPVNEVLDIGGWNIRKVLQLFLKSNPPLYEWLQSPIVYKEQGAFKGELLQLSGKYFSGRAGCHHYISMTRNTFEHDLQGAQVRIKKYFYALRPVLAALWIIEKKTVPPITFNELRTLVEDKAWNDATDDLLERKKVSDEKTMITPVPLLQDWIEKMITYCKQQASLLPAVQHNTTELNILFRKYINAQ; this is translated from the coding sequence ATGCATGATATTATAGTAGAGAAACTGCTGACGATAGAGCGGGAAAGAAATGTGAAAATACTCTATGCCTGTGAGTCCGGAAGCCGCGCCTGGGGCTTTGCATCGCCCGACAGCGATTACGATGTAAGATTCATTTACGCCCAACCTGCTGATGATTATCTTAGTATCGAAGAGAGAAAAGATGTAATTGAATTACCGGTAAATGAAGTCTTGGATATTGGCGGATGGAATATACGAAAAGTATTGCAGCTTTTTCTGAAATCGAATCCTCCCCTATACGAATGGCTGCAGTCACCGATTGTTTATAAAGAACAAGGTGCTTTTAAAGGGGAGTTGTTGCAACTAAGCGGGAAATATTTTTCCGGGCGTGCCGGCTGTCATCACTATATTTCGATGACAAGGAATACCTTTGAACATGATTTGCAGGGCGCGCAGGTAAGGATCAAGAAATACTTCTATGCACTGAGGCCAGTATTGGCAGCCCTATGGATCATTGAGAAAAAAACAGTACCGCCAATCACATTTAATGAGTTGAGGACGCTCGTTGAAGATAAGGCCTGGAATGACGCTACGGACGACCTGCTGGAGCGCAAGAAAGTATCTGATGAAAAAACAATGATTACACCGGTGCCATTGCTGCAGGATTGGATTGAAAAAATGATCACGTACTGTAAACAACAGGCATCATTGCTACCGGCTGTGCAACACAACACCACTGAACTGAATATACTGTTCAGAAAATATATCAATGCTCAATGA
- a CDS encoding ribonuclease H-like YkuK family protein produces MQQINKWRRLNGEQINMPIAEEISNILAAEREAGNDLKVCIGTDSQVKGRITEFATVIVFIRKGKGGFMYIHADSTLRKMSIKERMLEEVGRSIDVAYSLCNIFTRYNVDMEVHADINTNPNFRSNDALKEAMGYIMGMGFTFRAKPYAFASTSCANKIVH; encoded by the coding sequence ATGCAACAGATCAACAAATGGAGACGGTTGAATGGTGAACAGATCAACATGCCGATAGCGGAAGAGATCAGCAATATTCTCGCAGCAGAAAGAGAAGCAGGTAATGACCTGAAAGTATGTATAGGTACCGACAGCCAGGTGAAGGGCCGCATTACGGAATTCGCAACAGTAATCGTTTTTATCCGGAAAGGTAAGGGCGGTTTCATGTACATCCATGCTGACAGCACGCTAAGAAAAATGAGTATCAAAGAACGGATGCTCGAAGAAGTGGGCAGAAGCATTGACGTTGCCTATTCACTGTGTAACATCTTTACCAGGTACAATGTGGATATGGAAGTGCATGCAGATATCAACACCAATCCAAACTTCAGGAGTAACGATGCATTGAAAGAAGCAATGGGGTACATCATGGGTATGGGCTTCACCTTCCGGGCAAAGCCATACGCCTTTGCGAGTACTTCCTGCGCGAATAAAATAGTTCATTAA
- a CDS encoding LytR/AlgR family response regulator transcription factor, with protein MITLIIDDNAIARSTLLELTSQIKGVVVACECGSALEAYNYLQDNPVDLLLLDIEMPGMSGLELIKNLGNKRPVIIFTTSKKEYAVEAFELNVADYLVKPITPGRFIQAIEKVRQILDSNKEEMRWENDEFIFIRDSNIVRRLKLEEILYAEAMGDYVKIFTAKKFFAIHVSLRVLEERLPAARFLRIHRSYMVAIDKIDTLQDGAVLIGDKSLPVADAYRKILNKRMNVL; from the coding sequence ATGATCACACTTATTATTGACGACAATGCCATTGCACGTAGCACACTTCTGGAGTTGACCAGCCAGATCAAAGGCGTTGTTGTTGCCTGTGAATGTGGAAGTGCGCTTGAAGCTTATAATTATCTCCAGGACAACCCCGTAGATCTGCTGTTACTGGATATTGAAATGCCTGGAATGTCAGGACTTGAATTAATAAAAAACCTTGGCAATAAAAGGCCTGTCATCATTTTTACCACTTCGAAGAAGGAATATGCCGTAGAAGCCTTCGAGCTGAATGTGGCAGATTATCTGGTAAAGCCAATTACTCCCGGCAGATTCATTCAGGCCATAGAAAAGGTCCGTCAGATCCTGGACAGCAACAAAGAAGAGATGCGCTGGGAAAACGATGAATTCATATTTATCAGGGACTCTAATATTGTAAGAAGGCTGAAGCTGGAAGAAATACTATATGCCGAGGCTATGGGGGACTACGTAAAGATATTTACCGCAAAGAAGTTTTTTGCCATCCACGTTTCCCTGCGGGTGCTGGAAGAGCGCTTGCCTGCCGCCCGTTTTCTGAGGATTCACCGATCCTATATGGTGGCGATCGACAAAATAGATACCCTGCAGGACGGAGCTGTATTGATTGGCGACAAGTCGCTTCCGGTGGCTGACGCCTATCGCAAAATACTCAACAAGCGGATGAACGTGCTCTGA